In Pseudonocardia cypriaca, a single genomic region encodes these proteins:
- a CDS encoding PQQ-binding-like beta-propeller repeat protein: MSRRTVLLTALGGGTAAVAGAIGVAALAAPRPPRAPQVRWSAPFGAADEPVGAWAADDTTLYACRDEGVVRALDAATGAVRWTAATNAWYLVPSDRLLVFAHAEAVGALDTTTGRPVWEMPRASSVNHAIGAGQGTVVAVAQEGAPTDPLGFPMKVVALDAATGARLWSSEQYEFVGTLRVVAGAGAAFYCQDERLVARELRTGEVRWTAPVVGMNAEVLGAGEDVVVVRDSGVVVIDAATGRRCWGANWQVSSVAFVGGLLVAQTIVGTSRARLSAVHGVDPLTGTLAWTVPPSGEPASTAVSTDECVYLSVSGGPMCAYATATGELLWSRDGGTPVAARGRDVYLLAGGELQAITSP, translated from the coding sequence GTGAGCCGTCGGACGGTGCTCCTCACGGCCCTCGGCGGGGGCACGGCCGCGGTCGCGGGTGCGATCGGGGTGGCCGCGCTCGCCGCGCCACGACCGCCGCGTGCCCCACAGGTGCGCTGGAGTGCGCCCTTCGGAGCAGCCGACGAGCCGGTGGGGGCGTGGGCTGCCGACGACACGACGCTCTACGCGTGTCGCGACGAGGGGGTGGTGCGCGCACTGGACGCCGCGACGGGTGCCGTCCGATGGACTGCCGCGACCAACGCTTGGTACCTGGTCCCGAGCGACCGCCTTCTGGTCTTCGCCCATGCCGAGGCCGTTGGTGCGCTCGATACGACCACGGGGCGCCCCGTGTGGGAGATGCCGCGCGCGAGCTCGGTGAACCACGCGATCGGTGCCGGCCAGGGGACGGTCGTGGCCGTGGCGCAGGAAGGAGCTCCCACCGACCCGCTCGGGTTCCCGATGAAAGTCGTCGCGCTCGACGCCGCGACGGGTGCGCGACTCTGGTCGAGCGAGCAGTACGAGTTCGTGGGGACCCTGCGCGTCGTGGCCGGAGCGGGTGCGGCGTTCTACTGCCAGGACGAGCGGCTCGTCGCGCGGGAGCTGCGAACCGGAGAGGTCCGGTGGACCGCGCCCGTCGTCGGGATGAACGCCGAGGTGCTCGGAGCAGGCGAGGACGTCGTCGTCGTGCGGGACAGCGGTGTGGTCGTGATCGACGCCGCCACCGGCCGCCGGTGCTGGGGCGCGAACTGGCAGGTGTCGTCGGTGGCCTTCGTGGGCGGGTTGCTCGTTGCCCAGACCATCGTGGGCACCAGCAGGGCCAGGCTCTCCGCCGTCCACGGCGTCGATCCACTCACCGGAACCCTGGCCTGGACGGTGCCCCCGTCCGGTGAGCCCGCCTCCACCGCGGTCAGCACCGACGAATGCGTCTACCTGTCGGTCAGCGGCGGGCCCATGTGCGCGTACGCCACCGCCACCGGTGAATTGCTCTGGAGCCGCGACGGCGGCACACCGGTCGCAGCACGTGGCCGCGACGTCTACCTACTCGCCGGCGGCGAGCTGCAAGCCATCACCAGCCCCTGA
- a CDS encoding GDSL-type esterase/lipase family protein: MIGFGSRWGARWLPSALAVLVALTGAIGLAVATNERYLPASTTAGACRPTWVTGWQAAAQPGQSLPGLAGATVRMVVRPQVTGSEVRLRLSNLYGDGPLAVGAVTAARSDGAAGLVLGTTRPVPFGGQQAVVIPPGGEVVSDAVPLVAEAGSPLAVSLFLPAAPGVLTQHYAMQAAYLSGRGDATFADAAAFGPQTPSSVVLTGIDVRTPRPVNSVVAVGDSITDGMGALPGQSWPDVLGARLVDAGGETTMAVLGAGISGNRLLADTGPQHGDVPLARFDRDVTAAGGATDVVLSIGTNDIAAGRSAAEIAAGLQQFAERARAAGKRVFLTTVTPSEAGPHGTPAAVATRQELNAWVREHGTAYADGVLDFAAAVADPAHPTRLAPEFDAGDGLHLTAAGYRAIAATIDPKMFTGSPCLAGDPPARVLVVDR, translated from the coding sequence GTGATCGGGTTCGGAAGCAGGTGGGGCGCGCGCTGGCTGCCTTCCGCGCTCGCCGTGCTGGTGGCGCTCACCGGCGCGATCGGCCTCGCCGTGGCGACCAACGAGCGGTACCTGCCCGCATCCACGACGGCCGGGGCCTGCCGCCCCACCTGGGTCACCGGCTGGCAGGCCGCCGCGCAGCCCGGCCAGTCCCTGCCCGGCCTGGCCGGCGCCACCGTCCGGATGGTCGTGCGCCCGCAGGTCACCGGCTCCGAGGTGCGGCTGCGCCTCTCCAACCTCTACGGGGACGGCCCGCTCGCGGTCGGCGCCGTCACCGCCGCCCGCTCCGACGGCGCGGCCGGCCTGGTACTCGGGACGACGCGGCCGGTGCCGTTCGGCGGGCAGCAGGCCGTCGTGATCCCCCCGGGCGGCGAGGTCGTGAGCGACGCCGTCCCGCTGGTCGCCGAGGCGGGCAGCCCGCTCGCGGTCAGCCTCTTCCTGCCGGCCGCACCCGGGGTCCTCACCCAGCACTACGCGATGCAGGCCGCGTACCTCTCCGGCCGTGGCGACGCCACCTTCGCGGACGCCGCCGCCTTCGGGCCGCAGACACCCTCCTCGGTGGTGCTCACCGGGATCGACGTGCGGACGCCACGCCCCGTCAACTCCGTGGTCGCCGTCGGCGACTCGATCACCGACGGCATGGGGGCACTGCCCGGGCAGAGCTGGCCGGACGTCCTCGGCGCGCGCCTCGTCGACGCGGGCGGCGAGACCACGATGGCCGTGCTGGGCGCCGGCATCTCCGGGAACCGGCTCCTCGCCGACACCGGGCCGCAGCACGGGGACGTCCCGCTCGCCCGGTTCGACCGCGACGTCACCGCGGCGGGCGGAGCCACCGACGTCGTGCTGAGCATCGGCACCAACGACATCGCGGCCGGACGCAGCGCCGCCGAGATCGCCGCAGGGTTGCAGCAGTTCGCCGAGCGCGCCAGGGCCGCCGGCAAGCGCGTGTTCCTCACGACGGTCACGCCGTCCGAGGCCGGCCCGCACGGCACCCCGGCCGCCGTCGCAACGCGCCAGGAGCTGAACGCGTGGGTGCGCGAGCACGGGACCGCCTACGCCGACGGCGTCCTCGACTTCGCCGCAGCCGTGGCCGACCCAGCCCACCCGACCCGGCTCGCGCCCGAGTTCGACGCCGGTGACGGGCTGCACCTGACCGCAGCGGGCTACCGCGCGATAGCCGCCACGATCGACCCGAAGATGTTCACCGGGAGCCCGTGCCTCGCCGGTGACCCGCCGGCCCGCGTGCTGGTGGTCGACCGCTGA